One genomic window of Geodermatophilus sp. DSM 44513 includes the following:
- a CDS encoding thiolase family protein, producing the protein MSRSLREVVFVDGVRTPFGKAGPKGVYAETRADDLVVRVIRELLRRNPALPADRVDEVAIAATTQVGDQGLTIGRTAALLAGLPKTVPGYAIDRMCAGAMTAVTTTASGIAFGAYDVAIAGGVEHMGRHPMGEGADPNPRFFSEQLVDGSALVMGATAENLHDRFPHLTRERADAFALASQQRYAKAVANGQIGPELVTVATRSAEHGWGLATADEPPRPGTTLDGLATLKTPFRPHGHVTAGNAAGLNDGATGCILAAEEVAQELGLTAGMRLVGYGFVGVEPEVMGVGPVPSTERALARTGLTIDDIGLFELNEAFAVQVLAFLDHFGIADDDERVNPWGGAIAVGHPLASSGVRLMTQLSRQFAERPDVRYGLTAMCVGLGMGATVIWENPAWEGTK; encoded by the coding sequence ATGTCCCGCTCGCTGCGCGAGGTCGTCTTCGTCGACGGCGTGCGCACCCCCTTCGGCAAGGCCGGCCCGAAGGGCGTCTACGCCGAGACCCGCGCCGACGACCTCGTCGTGCGCGTCATCCGCGAGCTGCTGCGCCGCAACCCGGCACTGCCGGCCGACCGCGTCGACGAGGTCGCCATCGCCGCCACCACCCAGGTCGGCGACCAGGGCCTGACCATCGGCCGCACCGCCGCGCTGCTCGCCGGCCTGCCGAAGACCGTCCCCGGCTACGCCATCGACCGGATGTGCGCCGGCGCGATGACCGCGGTGACCACCACCGCGTCCGGCATCGCCTTCGGCGCCTACGACGTCGCCATCGCCGGCGGCGTGGAGCACATGGGCCGCCACCCGATGGGCGAGGGCGCCGACCCCAACCCGCGGTTCTTCAGCGAGCAGCTGGTGGACGGGTCCGCGCTGGTGATGGGCGCCACCGCGGAGAACCTGCACGACCGCTTCCCGCACCTGACCCGCGAGCGGGCCGACGCGTTCGCGCTGGCCAGCCAGCAGCGGTACGCCAAGGCCGTGGCCAACGGGCAGATCGGCCCGGAGCTGGTCACCGTCGCCACCCGCAGCGCCGAGCACGGCTGGGGGCTGGCCACCGCCGACGAGCCGCCGCGGCCGGGCACCACCCTCGACGGGCTGGCCACGCTGAAGACGCCGTTCCGCCCGCACGGCCACGTGACCGCCGGCAACGCCGCGGGCCTCAACGACGGCGCCACCGGCTGCATCCTGGCCGCCGAGGAGGTGGCGCAGGAACTGGGCCTGACGGCGGGCATGCGGCTGGTCGGCTACGGCTTCGTGGGCGTGGAGCCCGAGGTCATGGGCGTCGGCCCGGTCCCGTCGACCGAGCGCGCGCTGGCCCGCACCGGGCTGACCATCGACGACATCGGGCTGTTCGAGCTCAACGAGGCCTTCGCCGTCCAGGTGCTGGCCTTCCTGGACCACTTCGGCATCGCCGACGACGACGAGCGGGTCAACCCGTGGGGCGGCGCGATCGCCGTCGGCCACCCGCTGGCCTCCTCCGGCGTGCGGCTGATGACCCAGCTGTCCCGCCAGTTCGCCGAGCGGCCCGACGTCCGCTACGGCCTGACCGCCATGTGCGTGGGCCTGGGCATGGGCGCCACCGTGATCTGGGAGAACCCCGCCTGGGAGGGCACGAAGTGA
- a CDS encoding 3-hydroxyacyl-CoA dehydrogenase NAD-binding domain-containing protein, with the protein MTTAVFEDEVVTTARVRYLRVPGLAGEIALITLDNGHDHTRPSTFGPAGLASLDAALDAIEAHTPAPAAIAVTGKPFVFAVGADLSGVPAITSAAQAREIAETGHRVFRRLKDAGVPTFAFVNGAALGGGLELALHCSYRTIASTAVVGLPEVFLGLVPGWGGTQLLPNLVGVDAAVTVVVENALAQNRMTPGPRAAKLGIADALFEPADFLERSLEWAAGVLTGDVTVTRRPVDRGAWDDAIARARGIVAARTRNASPGALRAVELLDLARAGVDGAAFTAGTAAEDAALADLLTSDELRASLYAFDLVNKRAKRPAGAPDKGLSRKVGKVGVVGAGLMASQLALLFVRRLEVPVVLTDVDQTRVDRGVGWVHGELEQLAARGRLSPDRLTRLRGLVTGALDKAAFADADLVIEAVFEEMSVKQQVFAEVEAVVSPECVLATNTSALSVTEMAAKLAHPERVVGLHFFNPVAVLPLVEVVRAERTDDATLATAFAVGRQLKKSCVLVADAPAFVVNRLLTRFLGEVTAAVEQGTPVAVAERALDPLGLPMTPFELLTLVGPPVALHVAERMHEAFPDRFTVGEGLRRMVELGKTSVYSEPGVVDPDLAGIDAGDSPLTEEQVRERATGALAQEIRLMLDEGVVQAVQDVDLCMLLGAGWPFWLGGISAYLDRTGTSERVTGARFLPRGVASLPA; encoded by the coding sequence GTGACCACGGCAGTGTTCGAGGACGAGGTCGTCACCACCGCGCGGGTCCGGTACCTGCGGGTGCCCGGGCTGGCCGGTGAGATCGCGCTGATCACCCTGGACAACGGGCACGACCACACCCGCCCGTCCACCTTCGGCCCGGCCGGGCTGGCCTCGCTGGACGCCGCACTCGACGCGATCGAGGCGCACACGCCCGCGCCGGCGGCCATCGCGGTCACCGGCAAGCCGTTCGTCTTCGCCGTCGGCGCGGACCTCTCCGGCGTCCCGGCGATCACCTCCGCCGCGCAGGCACGGGAGATCGCCGAGACCGGCCACCGGGTGTTCCGCCGGCTCAAGGACGCGGGCGTCCCGACGTTCGCCTTCGTCAACGGCGCGGCACTCGGCGGCGGGCTGGAGCTGGCCCTGCACTGCTCGTACCGCACGATCGCCAGCACCGCCGTCGTCGGCCTGCCCGAGGTGTTCCTCGGCCTGGTGCCCGGGTGGGGCGGCACGCAGCTGCTCCCCAACCTGGTCGGCGTCGACGCGGCGGTGACGGTGGTCGTGGAGAACGCGCTGGCGCAGAACCGCATGACGCCGGGGCCCAGGGCGGCGAAGCTGGGCATCGCCGACGCGCTGTTCGAGCCGGCCGACTTCCTGGAGCGCTCGCTGGAGTGGGCCGCCGGCGTCCTCACCGGGGACGTCACGGTCACCCGGCGGCCGGTGGACCGGGGGGCGTGGGACGACGCGATCGCGCGCGCCCGCGGCATCGTCGCGGCCCGCACCCGCAACGCCTCCCCGGGCGCGCTGCGGGCCGTGGAGCTGCTCGACCTCGCCCGTGCCGGCGTGGACGGTGCGGCGTTCACCGCCGGCACCGCCGCCGAGGACGCCGCGCTGGCCGACCTGCTGACGAGCGACGAGCTGCGGGCCTCGCTGTACGCGTTCGACCTGGTCAACAAGCGGGCCAAGCGCCCCGCCGGCGCACCGGACAAGGGCCTGTCGCGGAAGGTCGGCAAGGTCGGCGTCGTCGGTGCCGGGCTGATGGCCTCCCAGCTGGCCCTGCTGTTCGTGCGGCGGCTGGAGGTGCCGGTCGTCCTGACCGACGTCGACCAGACGCGGGTGGACCGCGGCGTCGGTTGGGTGCACGGGGAGCTGGAGCAGCTGGCTGCCCGCGGCCGGCTGTCGCCGGACCGGCTCACCCGGCTGCGCGGCCTGGTGACCGGCGCGCTGGACAAGGCCGCCTTCGCCGACGCCGACCTGGTGATCGAGGCGGTGTTCGAGGAGATGTCGGTCAAGCAGCAGGTGTTCGCCGAGGTGGAGGCCGTGGTCTCGCCGGAGTGCGTGCTGGCCACCAACACCTCGGCGCTGTCGGTGACCGAGATGGCGGCCAAGCTGGCGCACCCCGAGCGGGTGGTGGGCCTGCACTTCTTCAACCCGGTCGCCGTGCTGCCGCTGGTGGAGGTGGTGCGCGCCGAGCGGACCGACGACGCCACGCTGGCCACCGCCTTCGCCGTCGGCAGGCAGTTGAAGAAGTCCTGCGTGCTGGTCGCCGACGCCCCGGCGTTCGTGGTCAACCGGCTGCTCACCCGGTTCCTCGGCGAGGTCACCGCCGCCGTGGAGCAGGGCACGCCGGTGGCGGTGGCCGAGCGGGCGCTGGACCCGCTGGGTCTGCCGATGACGCCGTTCGAGCTGCTCACGCTGGTCGGCCCGCCGGTGGCGCTGCACGTGGCCGAGCGGATGCACGAGGCCTTCCCGGACCGGTTCACCGTGGGCGAGGGGCTGCGCCGGATGGTCGAGCTCGGCAAGACCAGCGTCTACTCCGAGCCGGGCGTCGTCGACCCCGACCTCGCGGGCATCGACGCCGGGGACTCGCCGCTGACCGAGGAGCAGGTGCGCGAGCGCGCGACCGGGGCGCTGGCCCAGGAGATCCGGCTGATGCTCGACGAGGGCGTCGTGCAGGCGGTGCAGGACGTCGACCTGTGCATGCTGCTGGGCGCCGGCTGGCCGTTCTGGCTGGGCGGCATCTCCGCGTACCTGGACCGCACCGGGACCTCGGAGCGGGTCACCGGCGCGCGCTTCCTGCCGCGCGGGGTGGCCTCGCTGCCCGCCTGA
- a CDS encoding thiamine-binding protein → MHVIAEIQVAPSPPGTADDPHAHVEAAIAVIRASGLRHEVGALGTTIEGDADAVWATLRAAHEAVLAAGATSGISHLKVASVDRTMDSLTAKFR, encoded by the coding sequence GTGCACGTGATCGCCGAGATCCAGGTGGCGCCCTCGCCGCCGGGCACCGCTGACGACCCGCACGCCCACGTCGAGGCGGCGATCGCGGTGATCCGGGCCTCCGGCCTCCGCCACGAGGTCGGCGCGCTGGGCACGACGATCGAGGGCGACGCCGACGCGGTGTGGGCCACGCTGCGGGCCGCGCACGAGGCAGTGCTGGCCGCCGGTGCGACCAGCGGGATCTCCCACCTCAAGGTCGCCTCGGTGGACCGGACGATGGACTCGCTCACCGCCAAGTTCCGCTGA
- the dxs gene encoding 1-deoxy-D-xylulose-5-phosphate synthase — translation MSLLRSLRTPDDLKALPAEQLPGLAAEIRDALVTSVARTGGHLGPNLGAVELTIALHRVFDSPREPIVFDTGHQSYVHKMLTGRVEGFARLRQRGGLSGYPSRAESEHDWVENSHASTSLSYADGLAKALAVRGEHRPVVAVIGDGALTGGMAWEALNNIAGAKDRPVVIVVNDNGRSYSPTIGGVADALASLRLRPGYEQALLAVRQALHRAPVVGSALFDALHAVKKGLKDVLSPQGMFEDLGLKYIGPVDGHDVRAVESALRRARSFGGPVIVHAVTTKGFGYAPAETDQLDAWHATGVFDPDSGASAATAGRDWTTAFGDELARLGAERSDVVAVTAAMLHPTGLTAFAERFPERTYDVGIAEQHALTSAAGLAMGGMHPVVAVYSTFLNRAFDQLLMDVALHRQPVTVVLDRAGVTGSDGASHNGMWDMSILSVVPGVRLAAPRDEPTLREALREAVQVTDGPTVVRFPKGTPPVDIPALERRGPVDVLRRGAAAEVLLVAVGSMVPVCLAAAERAADHGIEVTVVDPRWVLPVSDDLVALASGFRLVVTVEDGGRAGGVGTTLTQALQDRGIDVPLRALGLPQAFLEHGSVGQVLADAGLTEQDVARRIAEWTAVLTERAEGSVAEAVEERP, via the coding sequence GTGTCGCTCCTGCGATCGCTCCGCACCCCCGACGACCTCAAGGCGCTGCCGGCCGAGCAGCTGCCGGGCCTGGCCGCCGAGATCCGCGACGCGCTGGTCACCAGCGTCGCCCGGACCGGCGGGCACCTCGGGCCCAACCTCGGCGCGGTCGAGCTGACCATCGCCCTGCACCGGGTGTTCGACTCCCCGCGCGAGCCGATCGTCTTCGACACCGGCCACCAGAGCTACGTGCACAAGATGCTCACCGGCCGGGTGGAGGGGTTCGCCAGGCTGCGCCAGCGCGGCGGGCTGTCCGGCTACCCGAGCCGCGCGGAGAGCGAGCACGACTGGGTGGAGAACAGCCACGCCTCCACCTCGCTGTCCTACGCCGACGGGCTGGCCAAGGCCCTCGCCGTGCGCGGCGAGCACCGACCGGTGGTCGCGGTCATCGGCGACGGCGCGCTCACCGGCGGCATGGCCTGGGAGGCGCTGAACAACATCGCCGGCGCCAAGGACCGCCCGGTGGTCATCGTCGTCAACGACAACGGCCGCTCCTACTCGCCGACCATCGGCGGGGTCGCCGACGCGCTGGCCTCGCTGCGGCTGCGCCCGGGGTACGAGCAGGCGCTGCTCGCCGTCCGCCAGGCCCTGCACCGCGCGCCGGTCGTCGGCTCGGCGCTGTTCGACGCGCTGCACGCCGTCAAGAAGGGCCTCAAGGACGTCCTGTCCCCGCAGGGCATGTTCGAGGACCTCGGCCTCAAGTACATCGGCCCGGTCGACGGCCACGACGTCCGGGCGGTGGAGTCCGCGCTGCGCCGGGCGCGCTCCTTCGGCGGGCCGGTCATCGTGCACGCGGTCACCACCAAGGGCTTCGGCTACGCGCCGGCCGAGACCGACCAGCTCGACGCCTGGCACGCCACCGGGGTCTTCGACCCCGACAGCGGGGCCAGTGCCGCCACCGCCGGCCGCGACTGGACGACGGCCTTCGGCGACGAGCTGGCCCGACTCGGGGCCGAGCGCTCCGACGTCGTGGCCGTCACCGCCGCGATGCTGCACCCCACCGGGCTGACCGCCTTCGCCGAGCGCTTCCCCGAGCGCACCTACGACGTGGGCATCGCCGAGCAGCACGCGCTCACCTCGGCCGCGGGGCTGGCCATGGGCGGGATGCACCCGGTGGTCGCGGTCTACTCGACGTTCCTCAACCGGGCCTTCGACCAGCTGCTCATGGACGTCGCGCTGCACCGCCAGCCGGTCACCGTCGTCCTGGACCGCGCCGGGGTGACCGGCAGCGACGGTGCCTCGCACAACGGCATGTGGGACATGTCGATCCTCTCCGTCGTCCCCGGCGTGCGGCTGGCCGCGCCCCGTGACGAGCCGACGCTGCGCGAGGCGCTGCGCGAGGCGGTCCAGGTGACCGACGGGCCGACCGTCGTCCGGTTCCCGAAGGGCACGCCGCCGGTGGACATCCCGGCACTGGAGCGGCGCGGGCCGGTCGACGTGCTGCGCCGCGGGGCTGCGGCGGAGGTGCTGCTGGTCGCCGTCGGCTCGATGGTGCCGGTGTGCCTGGCCGCCGCCGAGCGGGCCGCCGACCACGGCATCGAGGTCACCGTCGTCGACCCGCGCTGGGTGCTGCCGGTGTCCGACGACCTCGTGGCGCTGGCGTCCGGGTTCCGGTTGGTGGTCACCGTCGAGGACGGCGGGCGGGCCGGTGGCGTGGGCACCACGCTGACCCAGGCGCTGCAGGACCGCGGCATCGACGTCCCGCTGCGCGCCCTCGGCCTGCCCCAGGCGTTCCTGGAGCACGGCAGCGTCGGGCAGGTGCTGGCCGACGCGGGCCTCACCGAGCAGGACGTCGCCCGCCGGATCGCGGAGTGGACGGCGGTGCTCACCGAGCGCGCCGAGGGCAGCGTGGCCGAGGCGGTCGAGGAGCGCCCGTGA
- a CDS encoding DUF4177 domain-containing protein, which produces MTTWEYASVITANDAQSLRAGVSVKLPGGQLERQAGDTSSVLNRLGSEGWELVSYNSSGAGTWGFEQFWLKRPTS; this is translated from the coding sequence GTGACCACCTGGGAGTACGCCTCGGTCATCACGGCCAACGACGCGCAGTCGCTGCGCGCCGGGGTGAGCGTCAAGCTCCCCGGCGGGCAGCTGGAGCGCCAGGCCGGCGACACCAGCTCGGTGCTCAACCGGCTCGGCAGCGAGGGCTGGGAACTGGTCAGCTACAACTCCAGCGGCGCGGGCACCTGGGGCTTCGAGCAGTTCTGGCTCAAGCGCCCCACCTCCTGA
- a CDS encoding TRAM domain-containing protein, producing MSTTPPPMDEDPAAPHRSQARGGTGEGAVPAPHQRGRSSTSPDRGLGWVGRAFEVTVGPVAHGGHCVARHEGRVVFVRHALPGERVTVRVTEDRQPAFCRADAVTVLQAAPDRVERPCPHSGPGRCGGCDWQHVAPEGQRALKAAVVREQLTRLGGLSGEDPLVRDLAVEELPGGPLRWRTRTRFAVDRAGVPGLRRHRSHDLVPLDDCPITVQQAARAVLDRRWPGAGAVDVAVDATGAVTTTRLDRRGRAQSTRVVRAGGPAPAGRAARSAAGRDWEVEGTGFWQVHPAAADALAAAVAAFAAVAPGETVLDLYAGAGLFGGALAPAAGPAGRVVCVEADEAACAAAEANLATLPQAEVWQGEVDADGLTGLLADLGTGPDVVVLDPPRAGAGVAVSRVLAAAGPRAVVYVACDPAALARDVAALAEGGYRLAALRGFDAFPMTAHVECVALLERR from the coding sequence ATGAGCACGACACCACCCCCTATGGATGAGGACCCCGCGGCCCCCCACCGCTCGCAGGCTCGGGGCGGGACGGGGGAGGGGGCCGTTCCAGCCCCTCACCAGCGGGGCCGTTCCAGCACGTCACCTGACCGCGGCCTCGGGTGGGTCGGGCGGGCGTTCGAGGTGACCGTCGGCCCGGTGGCGCACGGCGGGCACTGCGTGGCGCGGCACGAGGGCCGGGTGGTCTTCGTCCGGCACGCGCTGCCCGGCGAGCGGGTCACCGTCCGGGTCACCGAGGACCGCCAGCCCGCCTTCTGCCGCGCCGACGCCGTCACGGTGCTCCAGGCCGCGCCCGACCGCGTCGAGCGGCCCTGCCCGCACAGCGGCCCGGGCCGGTGCGGCGGCTGCGACTGGCAGCACGTGGCGCCGGAGGGCCAGCGCGCGCTCAAGGCGGCGGTGGTCCGCGAGCAGCTGACCCGGCTGGGTGGGCTGTCCGGGGAGGACCCGCTGGTGCGCGACCTCGCCGTCGAGGAGCTGCCCGGTGGGCCGCTGCGCTGGCGCACCCGGACCCGGTTCGCCGTCGACCGGGCCGGCGTCCCGGGGCTGCGCCGGCACCGCTCGCACGACCTGGTGCCGCTCGACGACTGCCCGATCACGGTGCAACAGGCCGCCCGGGCGGTGCTGGACCGCCGGTGGCCGGGTGCCGGTGCGGTGGACGTCGCCGTCGACGCCACCGGGGCGGTGACCACCACCCGGCTGGACCGCCGGGGCCGGGCACAGTCCACCCGGGTGGTGCGCGCCGGCGGGCCGGCGCCGGCCGGCCGCGCCGCCCGGTCCGCGGCGGGACGCGACTGGGAGGTCGAGGGCACCGGGTTCTGGCAGGTGCACCCGGCCGCGGCCGACGCGCTGGCCGCCGCGGTCGCCGCGTTCGCCGCCGTCGCGCCCGGGGAGACGGTGCTCGACCTCTACGCCGGCGCCGGCCTGTTCGGCGGCGCGCTCGCCCCCGCGGCCGGGCCGGCGGGGCGGGTGGTCTGCGTGGAGGCCGACGAGGCCGCCTGCGCCGCCGCCGAGGCCAACCTCGCCACGCTGCCGCAGGCCGAGGTCTGGCAGGGCGAGGTGGACGCCGACGGGCTCACCGGCCTGCTCGCCGACCTGGGGACCGGCCCGGACGTCGTCGTCCTCGACCCGCCGCGGGCCGGTGCCGGGGTGGCGGTCAGCCGGGTGCTCGCCGCCGCCGGGCCCCGCGCGGTCGTCTACGTCGCCTGCGACCCGGCGGCACTGGCCCGCGACGTCGCGGCCCTCGCCGAGGGCGGGTACCGGCTGGCCGCGCTGCGCGGCTTCGACGCCTTCCCGATGACCGCGCACGTGGAGTGCGTGGCGCTGCTCGAGCGGCGCTGA
- a CDS encoding APC family permease yields the protein MPILSELGQLPKRLVLGRPVRSDRLGESLLPKHLALPIFASDPLSSVAYATQEILIVLTLAGTAFLFLTPWLAVAVVVLLLTVVASYRQVVRAYPSGGGDYEVAIKNHGQFAGLVVASALLVDYVLTVAVSVSAGTDNIISAFPALNEYRVGIAVGLVALLSAMNLRGVRESGRTFAVPAYLFISGILVLIVTGLLRHFFGDGITAESAQYTVIPEEGYEEVTGLALLFFALRAFASGCTALTGVEAIANGVPAFKPPKSRNAATTLALMGGLAATMFSGVTALAILADVRYTEFPCDLEGFTDCETEPQRTVIAQIAAATFGGDTSPGFFYVQAATALVLILAANTAFNGFPLLGSVLAQDRFLPRQLHTRGDKLVYSNGILLLAGFAILLIVAFDADVTRLIQLYILGVFTAFSIGQWGMVRHWNRELRTETDPRARARMRRSQAINTVGGTLTTVVLVIIVITKFSRGAWLVLVAMPILFLMMRAINRHYSHVAEQLVPDADSRMLPSKVHAIVLVSRVHKPTLRALSFARATRPDHLTALTVNVDDADTRALQQQWERYDIPVPLTVLESPYREVTRPVVDFVKSVRRDSPRELVVVFVPQYVVGHWWENVLHNQSALRLRARLQFQPGVMITSVPWQLESSVGREDAGLRAAGPAPGDLRRGLADEHDTTPYG from the coding sequence GTGCCGATCCTGTCCGAGCTCGGACAACTCCCCAAGCGCCTGGTCCTGGGCCGTCCCGTGCGCAGCGACCGGCTGGGCGAGTCGCTGCTGCCCAAGCACCTGGCCCTGCCGATCTTCGCCAGCGACCCGCTGTCCTCCGTGGCCTACGCCACGCAGGAGATCCTCATCGTGCTGACCCTGGCCGGGACGGCGTTCCTGTTCCTGACGCCGTGGCTGGCGGTGGCCGTGGTCGTGCTGCTGCTCACCGTGGTGGCGTCCTACCGGCAGGTGGTGCGCGCCTACCCGTCCGGCGGCGGCGACTACGAGGTGGCGATCAAGAACCACGGCCAGTTCGCCGGCCTGGTGGTGGCCAGCGCGCTGCTGGTCGACTACGTGCTCACCGTCGCCGTGTCGGTCTCCGCGGGCACCGACAACATCATCTCGGCGTTCCCGGCGCTCAACGAGTACCGGGTCGGCATCGCCGTCGGTCTGGTCGCCCTGCTGTCGGCGATGAACCTGCGCGGCGTGCGCGAGTCCGGCCGCACCTTCGCCGTCCCGGCGTACCTGTTCATCAGCGGGATCCTGGTGCTGATCGTCACCGGGCTGCTGCGGCACTTCTTCGGCGACGGCATCACCGCCGAGAGCGCGCAGTACACCGTCATCCCCGAGGAGGGCTACGAGGAGGTCACCGGGCTGGCGCTGCTGTTCTTCGCGCTGCGCGCCTTCGCCTCCGGGTGCACGGCGCTGACCGGGGTCGAGGCCATCGCCAACGGCGTCCCGGCGTTCAAGCCGCCGAAGAGCCGCAACGCGGCCACCACGCTGGCGCTCATGGGCGGGCTGGCCGCGACCATGTTCTCCGGCGTCACCGCCCTGGCCATCCTCGCCGACGTCCGCTACACCGAGTTCCCCTGCGACCTGGAGGGGTTCACCGACTGCGAGACCGAGCCGCAGCGCACGGTCATCGCCCAGATCGCGGCCGCGACCTTCGGCGGCGACACCTCCCCGGGCTTCTTCTACGTGCAGGCCGCCACCGCGCTGGTGCTCATCCTGGCGGCCAACACCGCCTTCAACGGCTTCCCGCTGCTCGGCTCGGTGCTCGCCCAGGACCGCTTCCTGCCCCGCCAGCTGCACACCCGCGGCGACAAGCTGGTCTACAGCAACGGCATCCTGCTGCTGGCCGGCTTCGCCATCCTGCTGATCGTCGCCTTCGACGCCGACGTCACCCGGCTGATCCAGCTGTACATCCTGGGCGTCTTCACCGCCTTCTCCATCGGGCAGTGGGGCATGGTGCGGCACTGGAACCGCGAGCTGCGCACCGAGACCGACCCGCGGGCCCGGGCCCGGATGCGCCGCTCCCAGGCCATCAACACCGTGGGCGGCACGCTGACCACCGTCGTCCTGGTGATCATCGTCATCACCAAGTTCTCCCGCGGCGCCTGGCTGGTGCTGGTCGCCATGCCGATCCTGTTCCTGATGATGCGGGCCATCAACCGGCACTACTCGCACGTCGCCGAGCAGCTGGTGCCCGACGCGGACTCCCGGATGCTGCCCAGCAAGGTGCACGCCATCGTGCTGGTCTCCCGGGTGCACAAGCCGACGCTGCGGGCGCTGTCCTTCGCCCGCGCCACGCGGCCGGACCACCTCACCGCGCTCACCGTGAACGTGGACGACGCCGACACCCGGGCGCTGCAGCAGCAGTGGGAGCGCTACGACATCCCCGTCCCGCTCACCGTGCTGGAGTCGCCGTACCGCGAGGTCACCCGGCCGGTGGTGGACTTCGTGAAGTCCGTCCGCCGGGACAGCCCGCGGGAGCTGGTCGTCGTCTTCGTGCCGCAGTACGTCGTCGGCCACTGGTGGGAGAACGTGCTGCACAACCAGAGCGCGCTGCGGCTGCGGGCCCGGCTGCAGTTCCAGCCCGGCGTGATGATCACCTCGGTGCCGTGGCAGCTGGAGAGCTCCGTCGGCCGGGAGGACGCCGGGCTGCGCGCCGCCGGGCCGGCGCCCGGTGACCTGCGCCGCGGGCTGGCCGATGAGCACGACACCACCCCCTATGGATGA
- a CDS encoding TrkA family potassium uptake protein — MHVVVMGCGRVGSAIARRLEEVGHSVAVIDQDPEAFRRLGPDFAGRQVTGLGFDRQTLLDAGIDSAGAFAAVSSGDNSNIISARVARETFGVQHVVARIYDSKRAEVFERMGIPSVATVPWTVNRLMRELLSVKVSELWREPTGQVLLMRVTVTDVWVGRRLSELEVASGARAAWLVRYGEAQLPTAATVLQDGDQLVVASTDAISQRVHEVVEAGPGGGGHP, encoded by the coding sequence GTGCACGTGGTCGTGATGGGCTGCGGCCGCGTCGGGTCGGCGATCGCCCGCCGCCTCGAGGAGGTCGGCCACAGCGTGGCCGTGATCGACCAGGACCCGGAGGCGTTCCGCCGGCTGGGCCCGGACTTCGCCGGCCGCCAGGTGACCGGCCTGGGCTTCGACCGCCAGACGCTGCTGGACGCCGGCATCGACTCCGCCGGCGCCTTCGCCGCGGTGAGCAGCGGCGACAACTCCAACATCATCAGCGCCCGGGTGGCCCGCGAGACGTTCGGCGTCCAGCACGTCGTCGCCCGCATCTACGACTCCAAGCGGGCCGAGGTGTTCGAGCGCATGGGCATCCCCAGCGTGGCCACCGTGCCGTGGACGGTGAACCGGCTGATGCGCGAGCTGCTCTCGGTCAAGGTCAGCGAGCTGTGGCGCGAGCCCACCGGGCAGGTGCTGCTCATGCGGGTCACGGTCACCGACGTCTGGGTGGGCCGCCGGCTCTCCGAGCTGGAGGTCGCCTCCGGCGCCCGGGCCGCGTGGCTGGTCCGCTACGGCGAGGCCCAGCTGCCGACGGCGGCCACCGTGCTGCAGGACGGCGACCAGCTCGTGGTCGCCTCGACCGACGCGATCAGCCAGCGGGTGCACGAGGTGGTCGAGGCCGGCCCCGGAGGAGGGGGACACCCATGA
- a CDS encoding TrkA family potassium uptake protein, producing MRVAIVGAGAVGRSIAGELLSNGHTVMLIEKDGRKVRTRAVPGAEWVQADACEVTSLEEAQLATCDVVVAATGDDKANLVVSLLAKTEFAVNRVVARVKDPRNEWLYTEAWGVDVAVSTPRVLAALVEEAVTVGDVVRLMSFRKGAANLVEITLAEDTPWVGKPLREVPLPRETVLTAVLRGDRVITPTPDEPLEAGDELLFVTHADVEEQLQQVLSPDH from the coding sequence ATGAGGGTCGCCATCGTGGGCGCGGGTGCCGTCGGGCGCTCGATCGCCGGGGAGCTGCTGTCCAACGGGCACACCGTGATGCTCATCGAGAAGGACGGCCGCAAGGTGCGCACCCGGGCGGTGCCCGGTGCGGAGTGGGTGCAGGCCGACGCCTGCGAGGTGACCTCCCTGGAGGAGGCGCAGCTGGCCACCTGCGACGTCGTGGTCGCCGCCACCGGCGACGACAAGGCCAACCTGGTCGTCTCGCTGCTGGCCAAGACCGAGTTCGCCGTCAACCGCGTCGTCGCCCGGGTCAAGGACCCGCGCAACGAGTGGCTCTACACCGAGGCGTGGGGCGTCGACGTCGCGGTCTCCACGCCCCGGGTGCTGGCCGCCCTGGTCGAGGAGGCGGTCACCGTCGGCGACGTCGTGCGGCTGATGAGCTTCCGCAAGGGCGCGGCCAACCTGGTGGAGATCACCCTCGCCGAGGACACCCCGTGGGTGGGCAAGCCGCTGCGCGAGGTGCCGCTGCCGCGGGAGACGGTGCTCACCGCCGTCCTGCGCGGCGACCGGGTGATCACGCCCACCCCCGACGAGCCGCTGGAGGCCGGCGACGAGCTGCTGTTCGTCACCCACGCCGACGTCGAGGAGCAGCTGCAGCAGGTGCTCTCCCCGGACCACTGA